From a region of the Hevea brasiliensis isolate MT/VB/25A 57/8 unplaced genomic scaffold, ASM3005281v1 Scaf5, whole genome shotgun sequence genome:
- the LOC110642708 gene encoding phenylacetaldehyde synthase, with translation MGSLSANTFSPLDSNTLKNESKMVVDFISDYYNNIEKYPVRSEVQPGYLSAKLPQSAPCCPESLEDILKDVSDSILPGLTHWQSPNFFAYFQANASNAGFVGEMLCSGLNIVGFSWISSPAATELESLVMDWMGKLLNLPSSFLFSGNGGGVLHGSTCEAIVCTLAAARDKVLKRMGWDKITKLVVYASDQTHATLHKGTKLVGIPSSNIRSLSTSFSSGFSLSPQTLQEAIENDIKSGFIPLFLCATVGTTACGAVDPIKELGEIAKKYNIWLHIDAAYAGSACICPEFRHYLNGVELADSISMNPHKWLLTNMDCCCLWVKQPHSLIDSLTSDAEYLRNAATESNNVVDYKDWQIALSKRFRALKLWVVIRRHGLSNLMYHIRSDVKLAKWFESLVGNDKRFEIVVPRRFALVCFRLKPKNGIDGSKLNRQLLFAVNESGRAFMTHGVAGGVYFLRCAIGSTLTEERHVSELWKLIQEKAQTILANATTFLI, from the coding sequence ATGGGTAGTCTTTCTGCAAACACCTTCTCCCCCTTGGACTCCAATACCTTAAAAAATGAGTCGAAAATGGTGGTCGATTTCATTTCTGACTATTACAACAACATAGAAAAATACCCAGTTCGAAGCGAGGTTCAGCCTGGATACCTCTCAGCCAAGTTGCCTCAATCAGCACCATGTTGTCCTGAATCATTGGAAGATATCCTGAAAGACGTTTCCGATAGCATTTTACCAGGCCTTACTCACTGGCAAAGCCCTAATTTCTTTGCCTACTTCCAAGCTAATGCCAGTAATGCTGGATTTGTCGGAGAGATGCTTTGCTCAGGCTTGAATATTGTTGGATTCAGTTGGATTTCATCTCCAGCCGCAACCGAGCTGGAATCCCTTGTCATGGATTGGATGGGAAAATTACTGAATCTTCCATCCTCATTTCTTTTCTCTGGCAATGGAGGTGGCGTCTTGCATGGAAGCACTTGTGAAGCTATAGTGTGCACTCTGGCTGCAGCAAGAGACAAGGTCTTGAAAAGAATGGGATGGGATAAAATCACAAAGTTGGTGGTCTATGCCTCTGATCAAACACATGCCACTCTCCATAAGGGAACCAAATTAGTTGGTATCCCATCCTCCAACATCCGCTCCCTCTCTACCTCATTTTCATCTGGTTTTTCCTTATCACCTCAAACCCTGCAGGAAGCCATCGAAAATGATATCAAATCTGGGTTTATTCCTTTGTTTCTCTGTGCCACTGTGGGAACTACTGCCTGTGGAGCAGTTGATCCTATAAAAGAATTAGGGGAAATTGCGAAAAAATACAACATATGGCTCCACATTGATGCAGCTTATGCAGGGAGCGCTTGCATTTGCCCCGAGTTCAGGCATTATTTAAATGGTGTAGAACTTGCAGATTCAATTAGCATGAACCCACATAAATGGTTACTTACTAACATGGATTGTTGTTGTTTGTGGGTTAAGCAGCCCCATTCATTAATCGATTCATTAACTAGTGATGCAGAATACTTGAGGAATGCTGCTACCGAATCAAATAACGTAGTGGACTACAAAGACTGGCAAATTGCATTGAGCAAGCGATTCAGGGCCTTGAAACTTTGGGTTGTGATCCGTAGACATGGATTGAGTAACCTTATGTACCACATACGCAGCGATGTTAAGTTGGCAAAGTGGTTTGAGTCACTGGTGGGAAATGACAAAAGGTTCGAGATAGTGGTGCCAAGGAGGTTTGCCTTAGTTTGCTTCAGGCTAAAACCTAAGAATGGAATCGATGGCTCTAAATTGAACAGGCAGCTATTGTTTGCTGTGAATGAGAGCGGACGTGCCTTCATGACTCATGGAGTGGCAGGCGGAGTTTATTTTTTACGCTGCGCGATTGGATCCACATTAACTGAAGAAAGGCATGTAAGTGAGTTGTGGAAGCTGATTCAAGAAAAGGCTCAAACAATCCTCGCTAATGCAACAACGTTTCTCATCTAA